From one Methanobrevibacter woesei genomic stretch:
- a CDS encoding AAA family ATPase — protein sequence MKIFGISGLPGSGKSLVSELAVEKGAIIVSMGDIIREEAKKRGEDSKTTATNLRKEHGKYIVAELTIAKIKGIIEDGFNNTIIVEGIRSPFEVNLFKENFKDFIILSIFANPNLRFKRLQNRKREDDSQNYEEFVNRDQMELNFGIGTVIALSDKIIINEGSLEDYKNKINEFLEEKM from the coding sequence ATGAAAATATTTGGAATATCAGGATTACCGGGATCTGGAAAAAGTTTAGTTTCTGAATTAGCTGTTGAAAAAGGAGCTATTATTGTAAGTATGGGAGATATAATACGTGAAGAAGCTAAAAAAAGAGGAGAAGACTCAAAAACAACTGCAACTAACTTAAGAAAAGAACATGGAAAATACATAGTGGCAGAATTAACTATTGCTAAGATAAAAGGCATAATAGAAGATGGATTTAATAATACAATCATAGTTGAAGGTATTAGAAGCCCATTTGAAGTTAATCTTTTTAAAGAGAATTTTAAAGACTTTATAATCCTCTCTATTTTTGCAAATCCAAATTTACGTTTTAAAAGATTGCAAAATAGAAAAAGAGAAGATGATTCCCAAAATTATGAGGAATTTGTAAATAGGGATCAAATGGAATTAAATTTTGGTATAGGAACTGTTATTGCCCTTTCTGATAAAATAATAATTAATGAAGGAAGTCTTGAAGACTATAAAAATAAAATAAATGAATTTTTAGAAGAAAAAATGTGA
- a CDS encoding A24 family peptidase has protein sequence MIYTIIILLQIIFSLILISTGVIFDLKKGIIPDKITLFLIIFGFVTNGLLSLITHNIKFILSSIISSVITYSICYLIWKLKIWGGGDVKLLTGISAVTPFAVEIPILNIYPQLSIYPFSFTVIINSILISFPFLVMLIFYLNMKNKIFSKNEELAINLINYRNFLLFIKTHFNKIIPIPELKEGMIINNFYFNDKHILDLITENKGNLKVYKAPKEEGYNYYFKSSTAGGLTEKDMYLLKIMYSQNIISKNISIKLGIPFAPFIAIGYVIALFFGDLTIILIRNLFLVI, from the coding sequence ATGATTTATACCATTATTATTTTATTACAAATTATTTTTAGCCTAATTCTAATAAGTACAGGAGTTATTTTTGACTTGAAAAAAGGAATAATACCTGACAAAATCACATTATTTTTAATCATCTTCGGTTTTGTAACAAATGGATTATTATCATTAATCACACATAACATTAAATTCATTTTAAGTTCCATTATTTCATCAGTGATAACCTACAGCATATGTTATTTAATATGGAAATTAAAGATTTGGGGTGGTGGTGATGTAAAATTATTAACAGGAATATCTGCAGTTACACCATTTGCAGTAGAAATTCCAATTTTAAATATTTATCCTCAATTATCAATCTACCCCTTTTCATTTACAGTAATAATTAACTCAATTTTAATAAGTTTTCCTTTTTTAGTTATGTTAATTTTCTACCTAAATATGAAAAATAAAATATTTTCAAAAAATGAGGAACTAGCTATCAATTTGATAAATTACAGGAACTTTCTATTATTTATTAAAACACATTTCAATAAAATAATACCCATTCCTGAATTAAAAGAAGGAATGATAATTAATAATTTCTATTTTAATGATAAGCATATTTTAGATTTGATAACAGAAAATAAAGGAAATTTAAAAGTTTATAAAGCACCAAAAGAAGAAGGATACAACTACTATTTTAAATCTTCAACAGCTGGAGGATTAACAGAAAAGGACATGTATCTCTTAAAAATCATGTATAGTCAAAATATTATCTCCAAGAACATATCTATAAAATTAGGAATTCCTTTTGCTCCTTTTATAGCTATTGGTTATGTAATTGCATTATTCTTTGGTGATTTGACAATTATATTAATAAGAAACCTATTTCTCGTGATATAA
- a CDS encoding diphthine--ammonia ligase, which translates to MNVAVLFSGGKDSVMALHSALEKGEDVLYLLSMKSINDESYMFHVPNIDLTNLLAEALDIPLIVAETNGIKEEELQDLKEQFKNLKDYGVECIYTGALYSVYQKSRIEKLADEIGLKVVSPYWHVDELEYMEKIISLGFEVIISGVFAYGLDESWLGRKIDKKALSELIEINKKCAVNLAFEGGEAETLVVDGPIFKKRICIKEAKKDWHFDNGVYIIEKAVLEEK; encoded by the coding sequence ATGAATGTAGCAGTATTATTTTCTGGCGGGAAAGATAGTGTCATGGCATTACACAGTGCTTTAGAGAAAGGAGAAGATGTTCTATATCTCCTTTCTATGAAGTCTATTAATGATGAATCTTATATGTTTCATGTGCCTAATATTGACCTCACTAATTTACTTGCAGAAGCTCTTGATATTCCTCTAATTGTGGCTGAAACTAATGGTATTAAAGAAGAGGAATTGCAAGATTTAAAAGAGCAATTTAAAAATCTTAAAGATTATGGTGTTGAGTGTATATATACTGGTGCTTTATATTCAGTTTATCAAAAATCAAGGATTGAAAAATTGGCCGATGAAATTGGTCTTAAGGTAGTTTCACCTTACTGGCATGTAGATGAACTTGAATATATGGAAAAGATTATTTCTTTAGGTTTTGAAGTTATTATCAGTGGTGTTTTTGCATATGGTCTAGATGAATCTTGGTTAGGTCGTAAAATTGATAAAAAAGCTTTGAGTGAGCTAATTGAGATAAATAAGAAATGTGCCGTTAATCTGGCCTTTGAAGGTGGAGAAGCAGAAACTCTAGTTGTTGATGGACCAATATTTAAAAAAAGAATTTGCATAAAAGAAGCTAAAAAGGATTGGCATTTTGATAATGGTGTGTATATTATTGAAAAAGCAGTATTAGAAGAAAAATAA
- a CDS encoding CTP synthase has product MERIFLTKYIIITGGVVSSIGKGITSASMGRILRSYGLNVVAIKIDPYLNWDSGTLNPYQHGEVFVTNDGMETDLDLGHYERFLDVELPGLSNITTGKVYKSVISKERKGEFLGACVQVIPHITDEIKRMIRNISDKREYDVALIELGGTVGDIESQPFLEALRQLRNEEGSDNVMFVHVTFIPYLNAAGEFKTKPTQHSTKELRSMGINPDVIVCRSQEPIDDGLKGKIAHFCDVDSKAVVNTPDAGTIYEVPLVLEENNIGKLIVDRINLDVIPDSSKLDSWRDIVKSLKIEEPEVTIGIVGKYVELEDAYISIRESLLHAAASIGVKANIKFVSSDVDELDEEVMKSLDGILIPGGFGERGVEGKLDAVEYAIVNKVPLFGICLGMHSIVIQFAKRNGYPDANSSEFNEKTEHPVIDMMEEQKKIKNMGGTMRLGSYDCKLVKGTKTYEAYGEEDISERHRHRFEFNNEFRQDLQDKGLIISGTSPDEFLVEIVELPDHPWAIGCQFHPEFKSRPNRPHPLFKSFLEAVHEHSKN; this is encoded by the coding sequence ATGGAGAGGATTTTTCTGACAAAATATATTATTATTACTGGGGGAGTTGTAAGTTCCATTGGTAAAGGTATCACTTCCGCTTCTATGGGTCGTATTTTACGTTCCTATGGCTTAAATGTGGTAGCTATCAAAATTGATCCTTACTTAAATTGGGATTCTGGAACATTAAATCCTTATCAACATGGTGAAGTTTTTGTTACAAATGATGGAATGGAAACTGATTTAGATTTAGGACATTATGAAAGATTTTTAGATGTAGAATTGCCTGGATTGTCAAACATTACTACTGGTAAAGTTTACAAATCTGTTATTTCTAAAGAAAGAAAAGGTGAATTTTTAGGAGCTTGTGTTCAAGTTATTCCTCATATTACTGATGAAATTAAAAGGATGATACGTAATATTTCTGATAAAAGGGAATATGATGTTGCTTTAATTGAACTTGGTGGTACTGTTGGGGACATTGAAAGCCAACCTTTCTTAGAAGCTTTAAGACAATTAAGAAATGAAGAAGGCTCTGATAATGTAATGTTTGTACATGTTACATTTATTCCTTACTTAAATGCAGCTGGTGAGTTTAAAACTAAGCCAACTCAACATTCTACAAAAGAATTGAGAAGTATGGGTATTAATCCAGATGTAATTGTCTGCAGATCCCAGGAACCTATTGATGATGGTTTAAAAGGTAAAATCGCTCACTTCTGTGATGTTGATTCTAAAGCTGTTGTAAACACTCCTGATGCAGGTACAATTTATGAAGTTCCATTAGTTCTTGAAGAAAATAACATTGGAAAACTTATTGTTGACAGAATCAATTTAGATGTTATTCCTGATTCCTCAAAATTGGATAGCTGGCGTGATATTGTTAAATCTCTTAAAATTGAAGAGCCTGAAGTAACAATTGGTATTGTTGGTAAATATGTTGAGCTTGAAGATGCATATATCAGTATAAGAGAATCTTTATTACATGCAGCAGCAAGTATTGGTGTTAAAGCTAATATCAAATTTGTAAGTTCTGATGTTGATGAATTAGATGAAGAAGTTATGAAAAGCCTCGATGGAATTTTAATACCTGGTGGATTTGGTGAAAGAGGTGTTGAAGGAAAACTTGATGCTGTAGAATATGCAATTGTCAATAAAGTTCCTCTTTTCGGAATATGTCTTGGAATGCATTCTATTGTAATCCAATTTGCAAAACGTAATGGATATCCTGATGCAAATAGTTCTGAATTTAATGAAAAAACTGAACACCCTGTTATTGATATGATGGAAGAACAAAAGAAAATCAAAAATATGGGTGGAACTATGCGTTTAGGTTCTTATGACTGCAAACTGGTTAAAGGAACTAAAACTTATGAAGCTTATGGTGAAGAAGATATTTCTGAACGTCATAGACATAGATTTGAATTTAACAATGAATTTAGGCAAGATTTACAAGATAAAGGTTTAATTATTTCTGGTACAAGCCCTGATGAATTCTTAGTTGAAATCGTTGAATTGCCAGATCATCCATGGGCTATTGGATGCCAATTCCACCCAGAATTTAAATCAAGGCCTAACAGACCTCATCCATTATTTAAATCATTTTTAGAAGCTGTTCACGAGCATTCTAAAAATTAA
- a CDS encoding class III signal peptide-containing protein: protein MIKDKKGQLSLEFILIFAISLIILTIFTIPLSEIAIGNTLEIADIANTKSDITKIANGISEVYSQGQGSKKTINIDSNRSYILKISPKSISTTLTLENGDTKTIKSSHNYNNINTNINIEKGKNKIIINWKDNLDYLTVQK from the coding sequence ATGATAAAAGATAAAAAAGGACAGCTTTCATTGGAATTCATATTAATATTTGCAATCTCTTTAATCATATTAACAATTTTTACAATACCCTTAAGTGAAATAGCTATTGGAAACACCTTAGAGATAGCAGATATTGCAAATACTAAATCAGATATAACAAAAATAGCTAATGGAATCAGTGAAGTTTACAGTCAGGGACAAGGATCTAAAAAGACAATCAACATAGATTCCAATAGAAGTTACATATTGAAAATCTCTCCAAAATCCATTTCAACAACATTAACACTGGAAAATGGAGATACTAAAACAATAAAATCATCACATAACTATAACAACATAAATACAAATATAAACATAGAAAAAGGAAAAAATAAGATTATTATTAACTGGAAAGATAATTTAGACTACCTAACAGTTCAAAAATGA